The Teredinibacter sp. KSP-S5-2 genome includes a window with the following:
- a CDS encoding histidine kinase — MQNLFTKSVVARITILMAMVILITVTAIFFSVFISDRVDSDAAVINLSGSMRMHNYRMLAKLEESIKTGDEQLFKNSIDRFDDVFEHPLFQYPSPRNSKAIRTAFIDIKQQWLNEIHPSLIQAFQQKATSAELTHLIDDYVDKIDRLVHLYQVDSEKKVRLLRTVGITALFVMVLVVLICIYSIHVHIKEPLANLTRTAKQLSNGDFTARASVDQEDELGILARTLNRSSQVIGDMYSQQEKRVKEKTRDLKRSNDSLTLLFDVARTFNETKLDDMDFHHVIKCLSDVSGVQDIDLCLMTASGESAYNHLVTQRGKKVPENCLNGSCYNCIEGQKNHITESDYKHIKYPLLHDQIEYGVLICTIEENNELEEWQHQLVTSVADQIATALAIRDKIDQSRRLSLMQERTIIARELHDSLAQSLSYLKIQVSMLQKILSAETHSSEKTEKVVAELKEGLGSAYRQLRELLTTFRLKITGPGLRAAIQETVESQRERTHMSIQLEFGIDDLPFTPNEEIHLLQITREALQNAVHHSKGDQIKVRFYYDAEKTVHLEVSDNGVGMPNSPEKLNHYGLAIMQERGRSLSGDLKIAPAFPNGTQVHFQFTPNYAASVN, encoded by the coding sequence ATGCAAAACTTATTCACCAAATCCGTTGTAGCCAGAATTACCATTCTCATGGCAATGGTTATTCTAATTACCGTAACCGCTATATTTTTCTCGGTATTTATTTCGGACAGGGTCGACAGCGATGCCGCGGTGATAAATCTCTCCGGCTCCATGCGGATGCACAACTACCGCATGCTGGCCAAACTGGAAGAATCGATTAAAACCGGCGACGAACAATTGTTTAAGAACAGCATTGATCGCTTTGATGATGTATTCGAACATCCACTGTTCCAATACCCCTCGCCAAGAAACAGCAAAGCCATTCGTACTGCTTTTATCGACATTAAGCAGCAATGGTTAAACGAAATTCACCCGTCCTTAATACAGGCATTTCAACAAAAAGCCACTTCGGCTGAGCTAACCCATCTCATCGACGATTATGTCGATAAGATCGATCGATTAGTTCACCTGTATCAGGTTGATTCGGAAAAGAAAGTGCGATTACTTCGTACTGTGGGCATTACGGCGTTGTTTGTCATGGTGCTCGTGGTATTAATTTGTATCTACAGTATCCATGTTCATATTAAAGAACCCCTAGCCAATTTAACCCGCACGGCAAAGCAACTGAGTAATGGGGATTTCACCGCGCGAGCCAGTGTCGATCAAGAAGATGAACTCGGTATTCTGGCACGAACGCTGAATCGTTCCTCTCAAGTGATTGGCGACATGTATAGTCAACAGGAAAAAAGAGTTAAAGAAAAAACCCGAGACTTAAAGCGTTCCAACGATTCTCTCACTTTACTTTTTGATGTTGCGCGAACTTTTAATGAAACCAAACTGGATGATATGGATTTTCATCATGTGATTAAATGCCTTTCAGATGTCAGCGGTGTGCAGGATATCGATTTATGCTTAATGACGGCATCAGGAGAAAGTGCTTATAACCACTTAGTGACTCAACGAGGAAAAAAAGTACCTGAAAACTGTTTAAACGGCAGTTGCTACAACTGCATTGAGGGACAAAAGAATCATATTACTGAATCAGATTACAAACATATTAAATACCCACTGCTTCACGACCAGATTGAATACGGCGTACTAATTTGTACGATTGAAGAAAACAATGAACTTGAAGAATGGCAACACCAATTGGTAACTTCTGTGGCAGACCAGATTGCTACAGCCCTGGCAATACGAGACAAAATCGACCAATCCCGCCGACTTTCTTTGATGCAGGAAAGAACCATTATTGCCCGTGAACTGCATGATTCACTGGCCCAATCTCTTTCTTATTTAAAAATTCAGGTATCCATGCTGCAAAAAATTCTTTCCGCAGAAACACACTCCAGCGAAAAGACGGAAAAAGTTGTGGCGGAATTAAAAGAGGGGCTGGGCTCAGCCTACCGACAACTGCGAGAACTGCTCACCACATTCCGCTTGAAAATTACTGGCCCCGGATTGCGCGCAGCGATTCAGGAAACCGTCGAAAGTCAACGTGAGCGCACACATATGTCAATTCAACTGGAATTTGGCATTGACGACTTACCATTCACACCCAATGAAGAAATACACTTACTGCAAATTACCCGTGAAGCACTGCAAAATGCAGTCCACCACTCAAAAGGCGATCAGATAAAAGTGCGCTTTTATTACGATGCCGAAAAAACGGTGCACCTGGAAGTTTCTGACAATGGCGTTGGCATGCCTAATTCACCGGAGAAGCTTAACCACTATGGCTTAGCCATTATGCAAGAACGTGGGCGTTCGCTATCCGGCGATTTAAAAATTGCACCGGCATTTCCCAATGGAACACAAGTGCATTTTCAGTTTACACCCAACTATGCGGCGTCAGTGAACTGA
- a CDS encoding nitrate reductase subunit alpha — protein sequence MSQFLDKLRFFNNKGQPFAKGHGVTTNENRDWEDGYRRRWQHDKVVRSTHGVNCTGSCSWKIYVKDGLVTWETQQTDYPRTRPDLPNHEPRGCPRGASYSWYIYSANRLKYPKMRKRLMRLWREAKAQYDDPVDAWASIVENPEKANEYKRQRGLGGFCRADWQEVNELIAASNVYTAKKYGPDRITGFSPIPAMSMVSYAAGARYLSLIGGNCLSFYDWYCDLPPASPQIWGEQTDVPEAADWYNSNYIIAWGSNVPQTRTPDAHFLTEVRYKGTKVVSVTPDYSEVAKLTDHWLAPKQGTDAALAMAFGHVVLTEHYVKNKTEYFTHYARKYTDFPMLVTLEKDANGKYNQGRFLRASDLKANLGQDNNPEWKTIAVNEQTGELVSPTGSIGYRWGEQGKWNITQTDGKSGKEVQLLLGLKENHDALVDVNFPYFGGAEHEFGYFQHTDHDEVISRKIPAKKIKLENGEEIYVTSVLDLTLANYGVDNGYDDPNTAKSYDDNIPYTPAWQEQVTGVAKADAIKIAQEFADNANKTQGRSMIIIGAGMNHWYHMDMNYRGIINLLVMCGCIGQSGGGWAHYVGQEKLRPQTGWQPLAFGLDWQRPPRHMNSTSFFYNHSSQWRYEKLEMHEVISPLADKEKWSGSIIDFNTRAERMGWLPSAPQLGMNPLDLCKAAEAAGVEPQDYAIEKLKTGELKFACEEPDNPQNFPRNLFIWRSNLLGSSGKGHEYMLHHLLGTKHGLMGKDLGSFGGKKPQDVTWVDDGASGKIDLLVTLDFRMSTTCLYSDIVLPTATWYEKDDLNTSDMHPFIHPLSKAVDPVWESRSDWDIFKGIAEKFSKTAEGHLGKQKDLVTLPILHDTPAELAQPFGVKQWWKGECDLVPGKTAPNMIVVERDYPNTYERFTSVGPLLEKLGNGGKGISWNTDAEVKFLGELNRTHNDKDKTHFGRPKIETAIDAAEVILSLAPETNGQVAVKAWEALGKATGLDHTHLAKPKEDEKIRFHDVVAQPRKIISSPTWSGLEDEHVSYNAGYTNVHEYIPWRTLTGRQQFYQDHEWMRDFGETMCVYRPPINMKTVQPILNKHPNGNKEVVLNWITPHQKWGIHSTYSDNLLMLTLSRGGPIIWLSETDAKNGGIEDNDWIEVFNVNGAISARAVVSQRVPEGMAMMYHAQERIINVPGSELTKTRGGIHNSVTRAVMKPTHMIGGYAQQSYGFNYYGTVGCNRDEFVVVRKMGQNVDWLDDE from the coding sequence ATGAGTCAATTTTTAGATAAGTTGCGGTTCTTTAATAACAAAGGACAGCCATTTGCTAAAGGACATGGGGTTACGACCAACGAAAACCGGGATTGGGAAGACGGTTACAGACGGCGTTGGCAGCACGATAAAGTGGTGCGTTCTACCCATGGGGTAAATTGTACTGGTTCCTGTAGCTGGAAAATATATGTCAAAGATGGTTTAGTGACTTGGGAAACCCAGCAAACCGATTACCCTCGTACCCGACCGGATCTACCCAACCACGAGCCTCGTGGTTGCCCCCGTGGTGCGAGCTATTCCTGGTACATCTACAGTGCTAACCGCTTGAAATACCCGAAGATGCGCAAGCGTCTTATGCGTCTCTGGCGCGAAGCCAAAGCGCAATATGATGATCCCGTCGATGCCTGGGCGTCTATTGTTGAAAACCCCGAGAAAGCCAACGAATACAAACGTCAACGAGGCCTGGGTGGTTTTTGCCGGGCAGACTGGCAAGAAGTAAATGAACTCATCGCTGCTTCCAATGTGTATACCGCAAAGAAATATGGCCCAGATCGCATTACCGGGTTCTCGCCAATTCCTGCGATGTCTATGGTGTCCTACGCGGCGGGGGCACGTTATTTATCTCTGATTGGTGGTAACTGCCTCAGCTTCTACGACTGGTACTGCGACTTACCACCCGCATCGCCACAAATCTGGGGAGAGCAAACCGATGTGCCGGAAGCGGCGGATTGGTACAACTCGAATTACATTATTGCCTGGGGTTCAAACGTTCCTCAAACCCGTACGCCGGATGCGCACTTCTTAACGGAGGTACGTTACAAGGGCACTAAAGTGGTCTCCGTTACGCCAGATTATTCTGAAGTGGCAAAATTGACCGACCATTGGTTGGCACCCAAGCAGGGAACCGATGCCGCACTGGCAATGGCATTTGGCCATGTGGTGTTAACCGAACACTATGTCAAAAATAAAACCGAATACTTTACGCACTATGCGCGCAAATATACTGATTTCCCGATGTTGGTTACCTTGGAAAAAGATGCCAATGGCAAATATAACCAAGGGCGTTTTCTACGGGCTTCAGATTTAAAAGCCAACTTAGGGCAAGATAATAACCCCGAATGGAAAACCATCGCCGTGAATGAACAAACGGGTGAATTGGTTTCGCCAACCGGTTCCATTGGTTATCGCTGGGGTGAGCAAGGTAAGTGGAATATCACACAGACCGATGGCAAATCCGGCAAAGAGGTTCAATTACTATTGGGCCTTAAAGAAAATCACGATGCCCTTGTGGATGTAAACTTCCCGTATTTCGGCGGTGCTGAACACGAGTTTGGTTATTTCCAACACACTGATCATGATGAGGTTATCAGCCGTAAAATTCCTGCGAAAAAAATCAAACTGGAAAACGGTGAAGAGATTTATGTGACCAGCGTCTTGGATTTAACTCTGGCCAATTACGGTGTCGATAACGGTTACGATGACCCGAATACGGCCAAATCCTACGACGATAATATTCCGTACACTCCTGCCTGGCAGGAACAGGTTACCGGTGTTGCCAAAGCTGATGCGATAAAAATTGCCCAGGAATTTGCCGATAACGCGAACAAAACCCAAGGGCGCTCCATGATTATTATTGGTGCTGGTATGAACCACTGGTACCACATGGATATGAATTATCGCGGCATTATTAATTTATTGGTGATGTGCGGTTGTATTGGTCAGTCCGGTGGTGGCTGGGCACATTATGTTGGCCAGGAAAAACTACGACCACAAACTGGCTGGCAGCCGCTGGCATTTGGCCTGGACTGGCAACGTCCTCCGCGTCATATGAACAGTACTTCGTTTTTCTATAACCATTCTTCTCAATGGCGTTACGAAAAGCTGGAAATGCACGAAGTAATTTCCCCATTGGCGGATAAGGAAAAATGGTCCGGTTCGATTATTGATTTTAATACGCGAGCAGAGCGCATGGGCTGGCTTCCCTCTGCACCTCAGTTGGGTATGAACCCATTGGATTTGTGTAAAGCGGCTGAGGCTGCTGGTGTGGAACCGCAAGACTATGCCATAGAGAAATTAAAAACCGGCGAATTGAAGTTTGCCTGCGAAGAACCGGATAACCCCCAAAACTTCCCGCGTAATTTATTTATCTGGCGTTCCAACTTGTTGGGCTCGTCAGGTAAAGGCCATGAATATATGTTGCACCATTTATTGGGTACTAAACATGGTTTGATGGGAAAAGATTTAGGCTCGTTTGGCGGTAAAAAACCACAAGATGTGACATGGGTTGATGATGGCGCAAGCGGAAAAATTGATTTGTTGGTGACGTTAGATTTTCGTATGTCCACTACCTGTTTATATTCCGATATCGTTCTGCCAACAGCGACGTGGTACGAAAAAGACGATTTAAATACATCGGATATGCACCCCTTTATTCACCCGCTGAGTAAAGCCGTCGACCCGGTTTGGGAATCTCGTTCGGATTGGGATATTTTCAAAGGCATCGCTGAAAAATTCTCCAAAACAGCAGAGGGGCATTTAGGTAAGCAAAAAGATTTGGTCACGCTTCCGATCTTGCATGATACCCCGGCCGAATTGGCCCAACCATTTGGTGTTAAACAGTGGTGGAAGGGGGAATGTGATTTAGTGCCGGGTAAAACTGCACCGAATATGATTGTGGTGGAGCGGGATTACCCAAATACCTATGAGCGTTTTACATCGGTCGGGCCTTTATTGGAAAAGCTGGGTAATGGCGGTAAAGGCATTAGCTGGAATACCGATGCAGAAGTGAAGTTCCTGGGTGAGTTAAATCGAACCCACAACGATAAAGACAAAACCCACTTTGGCCGACCCAAAATTGAAACCGCCATTGATGCGGCAGAAGTGATTCTTTCCCTCGCACCGGAAACCAACGGCCAAGTAGCGGTAAAAGCTTGGGAGGCGTTAGGCAAAGCAACGGGTTTGGATCATACGCATTTGGCAAAACCCAAAGAAGACGAAAAAATCCGTTTTCACGATGTGGTGGCGCAACCGCGAAAAATTATCAGCTCACCAACTTGGTCGGGCTTGGAAGATGAACATGTTTCCTACAACGCGGGGTACACCAATGTGCATGAATATATTCCCTGGCGAACCTTAACCGGGCGACAACAGTTTTATCAGGACCATGAATGGATGCGGGATTTTGGTGAAACCATGTGTGTCTATCGGCCGCCAATTAATATGAAAACCGTGCAGCCGATATTGAACAAACATCCCAATGGCAACAAAGAGGTGGTGTTGAACTGGATTACACCGCATCAGAAGTGGGGTATTCACAGTACCTATTCCGATAACTTGTTAATGCTGACGCTCTCTCGTGGTGGGCCAATTATCTGGCTTTCAGAAACCGATGCCAAAAATGGCGGTATAGAAGACAACGATTGGATTGAAGTGTTTAACGTAAACGGTGCAATTTCTGCTCGTGCAGTGGTTTCACAACGGGTACCAGAAGGCATGGCTATGATGTACCACGCACAGGAGCGGATTATTAATGTGCCGGGTTCTGAATTAACCAAAACCCGCGGCGGTATTCACAACTCTGTGACCCGTGCGGTAATGAAACCGACGCATATGATTGGTGGTTATGCGCAGCAGTCTTATGGGTTTAATTATTACGGCACTGTGGGATGTAACCGCGACGAGTTTGTTGTGGTCAGGAAGATGGGGCAGAACGTTGATTGGCTAGATGACGAGTAG
- the narH gene encoding nitrate reductase subunit beta encodes MKVRAQIGMVLNLDKCIGCHTCSVTCKNVWTSREGVEYAWFNNVESKPGVGYPKEWENQEKWHGGWQRNSNGKLTPKQGGKLRVLANIFANPDLPEIDDYYEPFDFDYQNLHQAGESKHQPVARPRSLLTGQRMEKINWGPNWEEILGTEFEKRKADKNFDEIQTDIYGEFENTFMMYLPRLCEHCLNPACVASCPSGAIYKREEDGIVLIDQDKCRGWRMCVSGCPYKKIYYNWKTGKSEKCIFCYPRIEAGQPTVCSETCVGRIRYLGVLLYDADKTEEAASAANEKDLYQAQLDIFLDPSDPEVIAAAKEEGIPQGWLDAAQASPVYKMAMDWKVALPLHPEYRTLPMVWYVPPLSPIQKAAESGHVGMNGVIPDLKSLRIPVKYLANMLTAGDEQPVIAALEKMLAMRAYKRAQQVEKVEDTDVLDRVGLTQSQVEDMYRYMALANYEDRFVIPASHKAYAENAYEMKSACGFSFGNGCSDGNNSVNLFGGKDQTVKQIIPVVLKD; translated from the coding sequence ATGAAAGTAAGAGCACAAATCGGCATGGTACTGAACCTGGACAAATGTATCGGTTGTCATACCTGTTCAGTAACGTGTAAAAACGTATGGACCTCCCGTGAAGGGGTGGAATATGCCTGGTTTAATAATGTGGAATCCAAACCCGGTGTGGGTTATCCAAAAGAATGGGAAAATCAGGAAAAATGGCATGGCGGTTGGCAGCGCAATAGTAATGGCAAACTAACGCCGAAGCAGGGCGGTAAGCTACGTGTGTTAGCCAATATTTTTGCCAACCCGGATTTACCGGAAATCGACGATTATTACGAACCCTTCGATTTCGATTATCAAAACTTGCACCAAGCGGGTGAAAGTAAACACCAGCCCGTTGCCCGTCCTCGTTCGTTGTTAACCGGGCAGCGAATGGAAAAAATTAATTGGGGACCAAACTGGGAAGAAATTCTCGGTACCGAATTTGAAAAGCGTAAAGCCGATAAAAACTTTGATGAGATTCAGACGGATATCTACGGTGAATTTGAAAATACATTCATGATGTATTTACCGCGTTTATGCGAGCACTGTTTGAATCCCGCGTGTGTGGCGTCTTGTCCCAGCGGTGCAATATACAAACGGGAAGAAGATGGCATAGTGCTGATCGATCAGGACAAATGCCGCGGCTGGCGTATGTGCGTCAGTGGTTGCCCCTACAAAAAAATCTACTACAACTGGAAAACTGGAAAATCGGAAAAATGCATTTTCTGTTATCCGCGCATTGAAGCCGGGCAGCCCACCGTTTGTTCCGAAACCTGTGTTGGCCGAATTCGTTACCTGGGCGTACTCTTGTACGACGCAGACAAAACTGAAGAAGCGGCTTCCGCTGCTAACGAAAAAGATTTATATCAGGCGCAATTGGACATCTTCCTCGACCCTTCTGACCCGGAAGTGATTGCGGCAGCAAAAGAAGAAGGTATTCCACAAGGTTGGTTGGATGCAGCACAAGCGTCGCCAGTGTACAAAATGGCAATGGATTGGAAAGTGGCGTTACCGTTACATCCTGAATATCGAACCTTACCGATGGTGTGGTACGTACCGCCACTTAGCCCGATCCAAAAAGCAGCGGAATCCGGTCATGTGGGCATGAATGGCGTGATTCCAGATTTAAAATCCTTACGTATTCCGGTGAAGTATCTTGCCAATATGCTGACTGCGGGCGATGAACAGCCGGTGATTGCCGCGTTGGAAAAAATGCTGGCAATGCGGGCCTATAAACGTGCACAGCAAGTTGAAAAAGTGGAAGACACCGATGTACTTGATCGAGTGGGCTTAACCCAGTCACAAGTGGAAGATATGTATCGCTATATGGCATTGGCGAATTATGAAGACCGTTTTGTGATTCCTGCCAGTCACAAAGCTTACGCAGAAAATGCCTACGAAATGAAAAGTGCCTGTGGGTTTAGCTTCGGCAATGGTTGCAGTGATGGCAATAACTCAGTGAATTTATTTGGTGGTAAAGATCAAACCGTCAAGCAAATTATTCCTGTGGTACTAAAAGATTAG
- the narJ gene encoding nitrate reductase molybdenum cofactor assembly chaperone, protein MKILKVLSRLIDYPQEEILEYKSELLDAICEEEHLSFSSKAALVAFIGVRFEMDLLDWQAEYDALFERGRSLSLLLFEHLHGESRDRGQAMVNLMEQYKAAGLNIDVRELPDYIPLFLEFISTQGEENAKSWLQDIAHVLSLLTVRLQKRECDYVALFSALLELSGADVDLTDVAEQLKHEQRDDTQKAMDKVWEEEAVTFGGDAVNGGCPSNQYRPSDSQRKDQNIPIHFVDAASPTAPARMQ, encoded by the coding sequence ATGAAAATACTTAAAGTGCTTTCGCGATTAATTGATTACCCTCAGGAAGAAATACTGGAATACAAGTCCGAACTACTGGATGCCATATGTGAGGAAGAACACCTCTCTTTCAGCAGTAAAGCTGCATTGGTGGCATTTATTGGTGTCCGCTTTGAAATGGATCTGTTGGACTGGCAAGCCGAATATGATGCTCTGTTTGAACGTGGCAGGTCCTTGTCGTTGCTGCTCTTTGAACACCTGCATGGTGAGTCCCGAGATCGAGGGCAGGCAATGGTGAACCTGATGGAGCAGTATAAAGCGGCCGGTTTAAATATTGATGTACGTGAGCTGCCTGACTATATCCCCCTGTTTTTAGAATTTATTTCTACTCAGGGAGAGGAGAACGCAAAGTCCTGGTTGCAGGATATTGCGCATGTCCTCTCGTTGCTAACGGTGCGTTTGCAAAAACGCGAGTGTGATTATGTTGCCTTATTCTCCGCATTGCTTGAGTTATCAGGTGCCGACGTCGATTTAACCGATGTTGCTGAACAGCTTAAACATGAGCAACGGGATGACACACAAAAAGCGATGGACAAAGTGTGGGAAGAAGAAGCGGTTACCTTTGGTGGTGATGCGGTCAATGGCGGCTGTCCCAGCAACCAATATCGTCCCAGTGACAGTCAACGTAAAGACCAGAATATTCCCATTCATTTTGTTGATGCGGCGTCACCCACTGCGCCTGCACGCATGCAATAG